In Sparus aurata chromosome 3, fSpaAur1.1, whole genome shotgun sequence, the following are encoded in one genomic region:
- the LOC115579440 gene encoding nucleolar protein of 40 kDa-like, translating into MSDSDGPAEEPAGLDGLPPMYSIAKGEVTSVQTYGAFVRLPGYKKEGLVHVSEMSATRVEKASEIVDVGEQVWIKVIGRETRGDKVKLSFSMKAVNQGTGRDMDPNNVMAEQDARRRKQFRDHTGNRITLEAVLNTTCSKCGCKGHFTKDCFSAPGLQYALLPEEDDVEPQQPQQQTSTVAPQQDTDKKKKKKKEKKMKKKRKRERKESDSDSDSSRNSECKSKRRRSADREDKKKKKHKKHKSHKHS; encoded by the exons ATGTCGGACAGTGATGGCCCGGCAGAAGAGCCCGCTGGACTGGATGGTCTGCCACCAATGTACAGCATTGCCAAGGGCGAGGTGACCTCTGTGCAGACCTATGGAGCCTTTGTCAGACTGCCTGGATATAAGAAGGAAG GCCTGGTGCATGTGAGCGAGATGTCTGCTACACGAGTTGAGAAAGCCTCAGAGATTGTCGATGTGGGGGAACAGGTGTGGATCAAAGTCATTGGGAGAGag ACTCGGGGGGACAAGGTGAAGTTGTCCTTCTCAATGAAAGCTGTCAATCAGGGAACGGGGCGGGACATGGATCCAAACAATGTCATGGCAGA GCAGGATGCGAGGCGACGTAAGCAGTTCAGGGATCATACAGGCAACAGGATCACGCTGGAGGCTGTACTCAACACAACATGTTCAAAGTGCGGCTGCAAAG GTCACTTTACAAAGGACTGTTTCTCTGCTCCGGGCTTGCAATACGCTCTTTTGCCTGAAGAGGACGATGTGGAGCcacagcagccgcagcagcagacCTCCACAGTTGCGCCGCAGCaagacacagacaaaaagaagaagaaaaagaag gagaagaagatgaagaagaaaaggaagagggagagaaaggagtcGGACAGCGACAGCGACAGCAGCAGAAATAGCGAGTGCAAATCCAAGAGAAGGCGCTCCGCCGACAGAGaggacaaaaagaagaagaagcacaagaagcacaaatcacacaaacacagctga